A DNA window from Arachis hypogaea cultivar Tifrunner chromosome 18, arahy.Tifrunner.gnm2.J5K5, whole genome shotgun sequence contains the following coding sequences:
- the LOC140181282 gene encoding uncharacterized protein: MTSSKDKGKRVQVMDHGTTQNYKLRFLKPVISPSMFKLSLPITPDELPNRTPYLDLVVPDGRNNPCRCFWTQLQSGKIALTRGWEEFYQMYKINLDSMLYFTHKGNSNFQVRIFDFGGIENSYQLRDPEEPPYVRTGNYKIAKCINVPPSASARAVAAKVKSKWPFFVMDLTARMMSSRLLLNVPHLSHFTGQRHPIILTHGHIQVEATYTRYSGKRDGSFGVISGGWENFASLCNFKPGGVGVFEVISNEPVTIIQVRCR, encoded by the exons ATGACGTCTTCGAAGGACAAGGGTAAGAGAGTGCAAGTGATGGATCACGGTACCACACAGAACTACAAGTTGAGGTTTCTGAAGCCAGTAATAAGCCCATCAATGTTCAAACTG TCATTACCTATAACTCCCGATGAGCTACCAAACCGTACCCCCTACCTGGACCTGGTTGTGCCTGACGGAAGGAATAACCCCTGTCGGTGCTTCTGGACGCAACTCCAAAGTGGCAAAATTGCATTGACTCGTGGCTGGGAGGAGTTCTACCAGATGTACAAAATCAATCTGGACTCCATGCTATATTTCACACATAAAGGAAACTCCAATTTCCAAGTCCGGATTTTTGATTTTGGTGGCATTGAGAATTCATACCAACTCCGTGATCCTGAAGAACCACCATATGTAAGGACTGGTAATTATAAAATTGCAAAGTGTATCAACGTCCCTCCATCAGCCAGTGCTAGAGCGGTTGCCGCAAAGGTCAAAAGCAAGTGGCCTTTTTTTGTGATGGACCTAACTGCTCGCATGATGTCGTCGCGATTGTTG CTGAACGTCCCTCATCTCAGTCACTTCACTGGTCAGAGGCACCCTATCATCCTCACACATGGCCACATACAGGTCGAAGCTACATATACAAGGTACAGTGGAAAAAGGGATGGTAGCTTCGGCGTTATTTCTGGAGGATGGGAGAACTTTGCTTCATTGTGCAACTTCAAGCCAGGTGGTGTGGGGGTCTTCGAGGTGATATCAAATGAGCCAGTGACGATCATCCAGGTTCGATGCAGATAG
- the LOC112769712 gene encoding uncharacterized protein: MFHGIDRTAFRMLTQVLHREVKQSLMVMAFLLSMETMGLSGIVQTAIKKEGWFMNSLSKECVICLQCLLSSEFSGVVEKSRKLETLRHMLKTELTLYQVHRMRSVLLTIIFDTLSNICSRILGDITMDAVWLEYQRNPKRLLGFNTQDQCISVAPEASSRHNNGRGLHMQQGGRQTEQDKRKQKYVCKELDDAECPKTLTVCFGRESMPTADGIAEFFCNLFGHVVQRVTVMPRRDKDSGDFAFILFNDASIPRIIIGDKNVVHHTIQGMKSWIRWWT; this comes from the coding sequence ATGTTTCATGGAATCGATCGAACTGCATTCAGGATGCTGACACAAGTCCTTCACCGTGAAGTTAAACAGTCCTTGATGGTCATGGCATTTCTACTGTCAATGGAGACCATGGGACTGAGTGGTATTGTGCAAACAGCCATAAAAAAGGAAGGCTGGTTTATGAACAGTCTTTCCAAGGAATGTGTCATCTGTTTGCAATGCCTACTATCTTCGGAGTTCTCAGGGGTTGTGGAGAAATCCAGAAAACTCGAAACCCTCAGACACATGCTGAAAACTGAGCTCACCTTATACCAGGTTCATAGGATGAGATCCGTCCTCCTAACGATAATTTTCGATACCCTCTCAAACATTTGCTCTAGAATTCTAGGCGACATAACAATGGATGCCGTGTGGTTGGAGTATCAGAGGAATCCTAAAAGACTATTGGGTTTCAACACACAGGACCAGTGCATATCAGTTGCACCAGAGGCATCGAGTAGACATAACAATGGCCGAGGATTGCATATGCAACAAGGAGGAAGGCAAACTGAGCAAGATAAGAGAAAGCAGAAGTACGTCTGCAAGGAGCTGGATGACGCGGAATGTCCAAAGACACTGACCGTATGCTTCGGTCGAGAGTCCATGCCCACTGCAGATGGCATTGCTGAGTTTTTCTGCAACTTGTTTGGTCATGTGGTTCAAAGGGTGACAGTCATGCCTCGGAGGGACAAAGACTCGGGTGATTTTGCTTTCATTCTTTTCAACGACGCATCTATCCCGCGCATTATCATAGGGGACAAAAATGTTGTTCATCATACCATACAAGGCATGAAAAGTTGGATCAGATGGTGGACATGA